The Natronomonas salsuginis genomic sequence CGAAACGCTGCTGAAGCGCATGGACTCTAGCGTCGAGGCGGAGCCGCCGGCCGCCGCCACCGATCGCACGGACCGCGTGCTGGCGAAGTGGCTTTCGGTCTTCCTCGACGAGGGGCACGCCAAGTGGTCGATGCCGAACCGCGAGGACGGGTTCTACGCCGCCTTCCGCGCGGTGGCCGAGTACGACCGCGAGATCCCCGACGAAGGGATCGTCGCCGACCTGCCCGAAACGCCGACCGAGGCCATCGAGGCCGTCTTGGAGCCACACCCGAAAAGCCAGTGGGTACCCATCTTCGAGGAGCAACTGGCCGCGCTGCCCGGCTGGACCGGATTCATCAAACAGCGCGCCGAGGGTGGGGACGCCTGGCAGTCGGCACACCCCATCACGCTCGTCGGCTATCTCGCGGCCCGCCTCTCGTTACTCGACGGCTTCGGCACCGACCTCGAGCCGTCGACGGGTTCCACCACCCCCGAGATCGCCACCGCTGACGAACTCGCCGAAGCGTTCTTGAGCGCGTGGGAGGCGAGTTACCGCACCGAACTCGTCGATCGCGTCGCCGCCGAGAGCCGATCGATCGCCGGACGCGAGCCGTCGGCTCGCCCCGACGCGCAACTGGTGTTCTGTATCGACACCCGTTCGGAGCCCATCCGTCGTCACATCGAGGCCGCGGGCGACTACGAGACGCACGGCTACGCCGGGTTCTTCGGCATCCCGATGGAGTATCAGGGATACGATACCGAGGTGTCGTACGGCGCTTGTCCCCCGATCCTCGATCCACAGCACCACATCACCGAGATCCCGACCGACTCGGACACACAGACGGCCCACGGTCGCTGGTCGAGTGTCCGTGGAGCCGCCGGTGAGATCGTCGAGGCGCTGAAAACGAACCCCGCCACGGCTTTCGGATTCGTCGAGAGCGCCGGCAGCGGCTACGGGCTGGCGCTCGCGGCTCGCACGCTCGTCCCCGATCGTGTCTACGATCTGTTCGAGACCGCCGACGACGCGGTCCCGGATACTCACGAGTTCTGTGAACAGCTCGTCAACCACCAACACTCCTACGTCGGCGATCTCCCGGTAGGAATGACCCACGAGGAGAAAGTCGAGTACGCCGCGACCGCCTTCGAGCTGATGGGCTGGGAACGCTTCGGTCGACTCGTCGTCTTCACGGGCCACGCCAGCGAGACGGCGAACAACCCGTACGATTCGAGTCTGGACTGCGGCGCCTGTGCCGGCAACGCGGGTGGCCCGAACGCCCGCGTCCTCGCGACGATCTGCAACGATGGCGAGGTCAAGACCGCATTGGGCGAACGCGGCTTCGACATCCCCGACGATACCGTCTTCGTCCCCGGCGAACACAACACGACGACCGACGAGATCGAACTGTACGACGGCGACGTGCCCGAGAGCCACGCGGACGACCTCGACGAGTTGCGCACGGACCTCGCGACCGCCCGCGAGCACACGACCGCTGAGCGCGCCGAATCGATGGGTGCCGACGGCTCGATCGGCGTAGACGAGGCCGAACGCCGCGCCGCCGACTGGGCCGAGACGCGTCCCGAGTGGGGACTGGCCGGCAACGCCGGGTTCGTCGTCGGTCCTCGCGAACTGACGAGTGATCTCGACCTCGACGGCCGCACCTTCCTCCACTCGTACGACTGGTCGACCGACCCCGACGGCGACGCGCTTGAGGGGATCCTCACGGGCCCGATGGTCGTCACACAGTGGATCAACACCCAGTACTACTTCTCGACGGTCGACAACGCCGTCTACGGGAGCGGGTCGAAGGTGACCCACAACCCGGTCGGGAACGTCGGCGTCTATCAGGGCAACGGGGGCGATCTGATGGCCGGTCTCCCGCTTCAATCGGTGATGGCCGCCACCGACGAACCGCACCACCAGCCGCTGCGCCTCTCGACGGTCGTCCACGCCCCGGTCGAGCGCGTCACCGAAGTCTTGGCCGACCACGGAAAGCTGACCGAACTGCTGGACAACGACTGGCTCTCGCTGACGGCCGTCGATCCGACGCAGGAGCACCGCGCCTTCCGCTACGAAACGGATCTCGAGTGGGCTCCGACGGCCGCACAGCCCGAGGCAGCCCCCGAGATGCCGAACGCTCCCGTGACCGCAGACGACTGAGCTCCCCTTCGAACCGATCGCCGAATGGCTGTGTTAGCCCTCTCGTGGATGGAGCCATCCCGCCTCGAGGGAGTTGTGACGACTGACTTGTCAGCGCCCATCCACGGCCGTGTGGTGACTCCGGTGCAATCTGTGTGTCCGGATGTATCCCACGACGCATTTGATATCGCAGAATTTGGTTTATACTGGCTGCTGCGGGTCCGACACCACATCTGCAGCGACCGCGATTAAACGCACTGCGACGGTCACATCGAGTGGGTGACGGCTCGCCGCGGCCGCCAACGACCCCGGTTTGTCGCTTCAGCCGGCGATCCCGAGTCGGGTGTTCGATTTATCATTCCGCGGGACGACGACCACGCATGGACGTTGAGATACTCCTCTTCGACGGATACGACGAACTCGACGCGATCGGTCCGTACGAGGTCTTCCGGCTCGCCGGCG encodes the following:
- a CDS encoding DUF2309 domain-containing protein translates to MSIEPTTEDSIRDGIEDGIDKAAASVGSVWPIHSFVTANPLAGFEDMPFDEAVTQAADLLGGRGYPSPETFRAALDDGQIDPEILGAELAERGHEDDPETLLKRMDSSVEAEPPAAATDRTDRVLAKWLSVFLDEGHAKWSMPNREDGFYAAFRAVAEYDREIPDEGIVADLPETPTEAIEAVLEPHPKSQWVPIFEEQLAALPGWTGFIKQRAEGGDAWQSAHPITLVGYLAARLSLLDGFGTDLEPSTGSTTPEIATADELAEAFLSAWEASYRTELVDRVAAESRSIAGREPSARPDAQLVFCIDTRSEPIRRHIEAAGDYETHGYAGFFGIPMEYQGYDTEVSYGACPPILDPQHHITEIPTDSDTQTAHGRWSSVRGAAGEIVEALKTNPATAFGFVESAGSGYGLALAARTLVPDRVYDLFETADDAVPDTHEFCEQLVNHQHSYVGDLPVGMTHEEKVEYAATAFELMGWERFGRLVVFTGHASETANNPYDSSLDCGACAGNAGGPNARVLATICNDGEVKTALGERGFDIPDDTVFVPGEHNTTTDEIELYDGDVPESHADDLDELRTDLATAREHTTAERAESMGADGSIGVDEAERRAADWAETRPEWGLAGNAGFVVGPRELTSDLDLDGRTFLHSYDWSTDPDGDALEGILTGPMVVTQWINTQYYFSTVDNAVYGSGSKVTHNPVGNVGVYQGNGGDLMAGLPLQSVMAATDEPHHQPLRLSTVVHAPVERVTEVLADHGKLTELLDNDWLSLTAVDPTQEHRAFRYETDLEWAPTAAQPEAAPEMPNAPVTADD